A window of Primulina tabacum isolate GXHZ01 chromosome 4, ASM2559414v2, whole genome shotgun sequence contains these coding sequences:
- the LOC142542491 gene encoding uncharacterized protein LOC142542491, with protein sequence MSTGLIGDSMVIAPGLEGPGSTNPSTQIELDLVKCDCCGLTEECTLSYIEKIRKRYGGKWICGLCAEAVKDEILRCPKLISPDEAIARHFSFCNKFRASGPPEDPTVRLIRAMSQILRKSLDSPKSLRSMPSSPTRNGAELLEGTMLTRSGSCMPSLTLVDASVYCGVEEGCE encoded by the exons ATGTCAACAGGTTTGATCGGTGATTCAATGGTGATAGCTCCCGGTCTTGAAGGGCCTGGGAGCACAAATCCTTCGACCCAAATCGAGCTGGATTTGGTCAAATGCGACTGTTGCGGGCTGACGGAGGAATGCACCCTTTCATATATTGAAAAAATTCGTAAAAG ATACGGCGGAAAATGGATTTGCGGGCTATGTGCAGAAGCTGTGAAAGATGAAATCTTGCGTTGCCCAAAGTTGATAAGCCCGGACGAGGCCATAGCCCGGCACTTCAGCTTCTGCAACAAGTTTCGAGCATCAGGTCCACCGGAGGACCCGACTGTGCGTTTGATCCGGGCCATGAGTCAGATTCTGAGGAAGAGTTTGGATAGCCCGAAATCTCTGAGATCGATGCCGAGTAGCCCGACAAGGAACGGAGCAGAACTCTTAGAGGGCACCATGTTGACTCGGTCTGGGAGCTGTATGCCGAGTTTGACCCTGGTGGATGCCTCTGTTTACTGTGGAGTGGAAGAAGGCTGCGAATGA
- the LOC142542492 gene encoding disease resistance protein RGA2-like — MSEPIITVILTRVEAIMEEMIREEIRLVSHVKKDVDNLTRTFKSLQALLLDAEKRQVKEETVKVWLDDLKDVSYDADDVLFEWITAINKSKNDLEAEEYSSPIYKKVCSFVTLPCFGVRRVALRRDIALKIKDINHRLGLIAVDKDRYELNPLEGSDGLDRLKAGSYVVESDIRGRDVDKDTLVRKMLSEQNQKKTLNVTSIVGLGGMGKTALAQLVYKSLSQHFDMRIWVCVSEPFDEVRVAKAIVEHIEGKAPYVFELETVLRKLRNHIAGQRYLLVLDDVWTGECRKWEQIFYSLRAGAAGSMILVTTRDEMVAKTMGSSYELLLGELSEEDSWFLFSEIAFSDTRKEQCEELEDVGRALARKCKGLPLVLKTIGGLMRFKTSLQHWQEVLSSEFWTIKEAEKELLPPFMLSYYDLPSPLKQCFSFCAYFPKDQKIDADNLIKLWMAQGYIKSTEFEEIEATGQKYLQNLAMRSFFQELEKDKDGTTILRFKIHDMMHDFAQYLTKNECSLIEVNGDLVQKMESSPRSVRHLTLIRSEDAHFPTSIPNVEKLHSFWVQCFYDCPPILSEIDTVEPDLFRRLSRVKALDLSRNRLGELPNEVGKLMSLKYLNLSNNPLWELPEILGELYNLQTLNLSSCDHLKKLPQRIRKLVNLRHLIIDKTNSLKALPKGIGNLNSLQTLSKFIIISRENNGEEVACRIADLNRLNKLRGHLKVEGLGYADDTEEARKAEMHEKKHLSGLHLDFSPTTQPCSRKDEVIEALRVHTNLQVLQISSYGGTKFPTWIMNLSNMRELSLQDCLNCTNLPPLGRLPSLVILYIEGMQNLKFIGPEFSGLPVDGNSTFNGGARLEGTSFPKLKKLKISNMESWEEWDIPNGGSIDENVKVMPCLKCLKLDRCGNLRTLPQHLLLKITPLSKLSIKNCALLQEQIEKTGEKWSSKISHIAKVRIS, encoded by the coding sequence ATGTCTGAACCCATCATCACTGTGATCCTTACCCGAGTAGAAGCAATCATGGAAGAAATGATTCGCGAAGAAATAAGATTAGTATCCCATGTCAAAAAAGATGTCGATAACCTGACCAGAACATTCAAATCCCTTCAAGCATTGCTGCTTGATGCAGAAAAACGACAAGTGAAAGAAGAAACGGTTAAAGTTTGGCTTGATGACCTCAAGGATGTGTCCTATGATGCCGATGATGTTCTGTTCGAATGGATTACCGCAATCAATAAGTCAAAGAATGACCTGGAAGCTGAAGAATATTCGTCCCCTATTTATAAAAAGGTGTGTTCTTTCGTCACGCTACCTTGTTTTGGTGTGAGAAGAGTGGCCTTACGTAGAGATATAGCTCTTAAGATTAAGGATATCAACCATAGACTTGGCCTTATAGCTGTCGATAAAGATAGatatgagttgaatcctcttgAGGGTAGCGACGGTCTCGATAGGCTTAAAGCGGGGTCTTACGTTGTAGAATCAGATATTCGAGGTAGAGATGTCGATAAGGATACTCTTGTTAGGAAAATGTTGTCCGAACAAAATCAAAAAAAGACTTTAAATGTGACTTCAATTGTTGGCTTAGGTGGGATGGGAAAGACAGCACTTGCTCAACTAGTTTACAAATCTCTGTCTCAGCATTTTGATATGAGAATATGGGTGTGTGTTTCCGAGCCTTTTGATGAGGTGCGGGTTGCGAAAGCCATCGTGGAACATATTGAAGGGAAGGCACCGTATGTATTTGAACTTGAAACCGTGCTTCGCAAACTTAGGAATCATATAGCAGGGCAGAGGTATTTGCTTGTGTTGGATGATGTGTGGACTGGGGAGTGTCGAAAATGGGAGCAAATTTTTTATTCTCTCCGGGCGGGTGCAGCTGGTAGTATGATTTTAGTCACGACTAGAGACGAAATGGTTGCGAAAACAATGGGAAGCAGCTACGAGCTTCTGTTGGGAGAGTTGTCAGAGGAGGACTCGTGGTTTCTTTTTAGTGAAATTGCATTTTCCGACACACGCAAGGAGCAATGTGAAGAGTTGGAAGATGTTGGAAGGGCACTAGCTCGTAAATGTAAAGGCTTGCCCCTAGTTCTTAAGACTATTGGTGGTTTAATGAGATTCAAAACTTCACTGCAACATTGGCAAGAAGTTTTGTCCAGTGAGTTTTGGACAATTAAGGAAGCAGAAAAAGAGCTTCTTCCACCTTTTATGTTGAGCTATTATGACTTGCCTTCACCTTTGAAACAATGCTTCTCGTTTTGTGCTTACTTTCCAAAAGATCAAAAAATCGATGCTGATAATCTAATCAAGCTTTGGATGGCACAAGGGTATATCAAATCAACTGAGTTTGAGGAAATAGAGGCAACAGGTCAAAAATACTTGCAGAATCTGGCGATGAGGTCATTTTTCCAAGAGTTGGAGAAAGATAAGGATGGTACCACAATTTTgaggttcaagattcatgatatGATGCATGATTTTGCACAATACCTTACCAAGAACGAATGCTCTTTGATTGAAGTCAACGGTGATTTAGTACAAAAAATGGAGTCGTCCCCGAGAAGTGTTCGTCATCTGACATTGATACGTTCAGAAGATGCTCATTTTCCGACCTCTATCCCAAATGTAGAAAAACTGCACTCTTTTTGGGTTCAGTGTTTCTATGATTGTCCGCCTATCTTAAGCGAAATTGATACCGTTGAGCCTGATTTGTTTCGTCGTTTATCAAGAGTCAAAGCGTTAGATTTAAGCCGAAATAGGCTCGGAGAACTACCTAACGAAGTAGGCAAACTGATGAGCTTGAAGTACCTCAACTTATCCaacaatcccttatgggaaCTGCCCGAAATTCTTGGTGAGTTGTACAATTTGCAAACATTAAATCTCAGCTCATGTGATCATCTCAAGAAACTACCTCAAAGAATCCGGAAATTAGTAAACCTGAGGCATCTTATAATCGATAAGACCAACAGCCTCAAGGCATTGCCCAAAGGAATTGGTAACCTAAACTCTCTCCAAACATTAAGCAAATTCATAATTATCAGTCGAGAAAACAACGGTGAAGAGGTAGCATGCAGAATAGCAGACTTGAACAGACTCAACAAACTTCGAGGGCACCTCAAAGTCGAAGGGCTAGGCTATGCAGATGATACAGAAGAAGCCAGGAAAGCTGAGATGCATGAAAAAAAACACCTTTCTGGTTTGCACTTGGATTTTAGCCCTACAACTCAACCTTGTAGCAGAAAAGATGAGGTGATAGAAGCTCTTCGAGTTCACACAAATCTTCAGGTTTTGCAGATAAGTTCATATGGAGGCACTAAATTTCCTACCTGGATCATGAACTTATCCAATATGAGAGAACTTTCCTTGCAAGACTGCCTAAACTGTACAAACTTGCCTCCACTGGGGAGACTCCCATCACTGGTTATACTCTACATTGAGGGCATGCAAAACCTCAAGTTTATCGGGCCCGAATTCTCGGGACTTCCTGTCGATGGTAACAGCACATTTAATGGTGGAGCCAGGCTGGAAGGAACCTCATTTCCGAAGCTAAAGAAACTTAAGATTTCTAACATGGAAAGTTGGGAAGAATGGGACATCCCGAATGGAGGAAGCATTGATGAAAATGTTAAGGTCATGCCTTGCCTCAAGTGTTTGAAACTGGATCGTTGCGGCAACCTAAGAACATTGCCTCAGCATCTGCTTCTCAAAATCACACCGCTATCAAAACTGAGTATTAAAAATTGTGCTCTACTTCAGGAACAGATCGAGAAAACTGGAGAGAAATGGAGCAGCAAAATTTCACACATTGCCAAAGTCAGAATCTCATGA